CATGGGttaatggctctgtataatactgtgaaggTAATTCCATGATttaatggctctgtataatactgtgaaggTAGTTCCATGAGTTAAtgactctgtataatactgtgaaggTAGTTCCATGAGttaatggctctgtataatactgtgaaggTAGTCCCATGGGttaatggctctgtataatactgtgaaggTAGTTCCATGGGttaatggctctgtataatactgtgaaggTAGTTCCATGAGATCATGGTAATACTGTGAAGGTAGTTCCATGGGttaatggctctgtataatactgtgaaggTAGTCCCATGAGttaatggctctgtataatactgtgaaggTAGTTCCATGGGttaatggctctgtataatactgtgaaggTAGTCCCATGAGttaatggctctgtataatactgtgaaggTAGTTCCATGAGttaatggctctgtataatactgtgaaggTAGTCCCATGAGATCATGGTTTTGTGTAATACTGTGAAGGTAGTTCCATGAGTTAATGGCTTTGTGTAATACTGTGAAAGTACTTCAATGAGATCATGGTTTTGTGTAATACTGTGAAGGTAGTGTCATTAATTTGTTTTTGACTATCGACTGATTATGCAGACAATTCTGTAATTCTTATCACGGTGATATTTCTCCTAAAAACGACAATAGAAGCAGTTTAATCGTTTATCAACCAGGAAATATTACCTTgacccactctcctctctcctctcctctcctctcctctcctctcctctcctctcctctcctctcctctcctctgactagAGACCACACTCTACCAGTAAACACTGAGGACTTGTTTGTCTGCAACAAACGTCTGTTATTAAGTAGTGAGCGGCTGTCCAGGCTAGGGAAGGTACTGAGACGAGGCCCAGCAGTGAAGTACGGACTGTGTTGTATTCAATGAATAGGTGGGGGTTTACAAGGTGTTGAAggatcctctgtctctctctctcttaaggaGCCGGGCCAGCAGAGAGTGAAGAGGTGGGGATTTGGGATTAAAGAGGTGTTGAAggatcctctgtctctctctagtaagGAGCCGGGCCAGCAGAGAGTGAAGAGGTGGGGATTTGGGATTAATGAGGTGTTGAAggatcctctgtctctctctctctagtaaggAGCTGGGCCAGCAGAGAGTGAAGAGGTGGGGATTTGGGATTAATGAGGTGTTGAAGgctcctctgtctctcgctctctctctctctctctctagtaaggAGCCGGGCCAGCAGAGAGTGAAGAGGTGGGGATTTGGGATTAATGAGGTGTTGAAGGATCCCGTTGGGAGAGAACAGTTCCTCAAATTCTTGGAGTCAGAGTTCAGCTCAGAGAACCTCAGGTATGTCTACTGTTCTTTACTctgtgtggtcccgtgtggctcagttggtagagcatggtgtttgcaacgccagggttgtgggttcgtttcccacgggggaccagtacggagaaaaaaaaatatgaaatgcatgcattcactactgtaagtcgctctggataagagcgtctgctaaatgactaaaatgtaaatgtaaaaatgtattataCAGTACTCTAATACTCGACATTACTGTACTCGACGCTACTGTAGTACTCTAGTGtactcctctactcttctctagtactctactacactctactcTAGTGTACTTCTCTAGTACTCTAGTCTACTGGGTTAATATGAAGTGGAAGATTAACACGTGTTTCAACTGGCCAGTGGTGGAATTTAActctctggctccctctggtgGACATAAATCCCATTGCAGTTACATGACTTCAGGACTGTAGACGTAGACATGCTGGAAGAGCTTCCTGTCAGATTACTGTAGTTTGTAGCGTGACCTTTAATGAAGATTATATCTGACTCATTAATATTCAATGGGCGTAGCTGGTGTTTCGGCGTTGTCGGAAGTGGAACTGTGATGGAGTTGTCAAAAATCGGTGAGCAACTGCTTCGTGTGGTCATTGTCACTAAACCACAGTCATCCCCCTCCTGTAAGCAGTACAGAGGGAGAAAACGTAGGCTctatatataaaaacaaaaaatgaTGACTCAAATTTAAAAATCATTAAATGAtataatgaggatttctatcagtCTAATccaggtgtagattacatctcacattccagtgttcaaacttgtaaacaaggctttGGGGTTTTATCTTAACGCTACgccgtgcagccaatggcaatgtcccctttaggtataatgccCGCGAgtcgcttgtggatttgacagctctaagtTTTACAGCCGTCACCACCAAACCAACTGCTGGCTGGTGTCGGCTTGTTCCTAACAAATGTGACTGAGGGAATCAGTACACAAAGCTACCTTTCCACATACATTCTGTCCCTACTTGTATCCTGAACATGACCCTGTtcaatttatatttatttttacttgaCAATGTTATTATATGGAATTACGTCACCTGTAACTATACAATTTTGCTTTTCACTTCCAGTAAACGTGTTAAACATTCCTTTATCTGTCTGTGGTCCAGGTTCTGTTGTGTTAAACATTCCTTTATCTGTCTGTGGTCCAGGTTCTGTTGTGTTTAACATTCCTTTATCTGTCTGTGGTCCAGGTTCTGTTGTGTTAAACATTCCTTTATCTGTCTGTGGTCCAGGTTCTGTTGACGTGTTAAACATTCCTTTATCTGTCTGTGGTCCAggttctgttgttgtgttaaACATTCCTTTATCTGTCTGTGGTCCAGGTTCTGTTGATGTGTTTAACATTCCTTTATCTGTCTGTGGTCCAGGTTCTGTTGTGTTAAACATTCCTTTATCTGTCTGTTGTCCAGGTTCTGGTTGGCGGTTCAGGAGGTGAAGAAGAGGCCGATCCGGGAGGTCCCTACAAGGGTCCAGGAGATTTGGCAGGAGTTCTTGGCCCCAGGGGCCCCCAGTGCCATTAACGTTGACTCCAAGAGTTACGACAAGACCACACAGAATGTCAAGGATCCCGGACGATACGCCTTCGAGGACGCACAGGTCTGTACTGTGTCTGTGAGGAGTCATGGAGGAAGTGTTTTGGATGGGGGGGAAAGAGTATGCTGCAGCTGACTAGGAAACAACCTTCTGTTAATTACTTCTTTGTGACTCTCTggccccgtttatacctggtgttaacatgcgtcctttgtcctttccttgtccacattctgatgtTGCCCACATTTGGCAGGTGCAGACAGGTGCAGACAATTAAAAGACACATTGTAATATGATATGGATCAGATCCTCCTGtccacctctgaaggtaaccagGAACACATTTGTGTCTGGATATCAAATCAGGTGTAAACATTTACTTATGGCATCAATAATGgcattaaaataaatacataaatgttattttgaaagaatatctgTCGGTTCCCAATGGAATTAGCATATATCAGTGcctttgaaaagtattcagaccccttcattttttcccccagatttttgttacgttacagccttgttctaaaatggattaaatacaacatgttactcatcaatctacacacaataccccataatgacatcacaataccccgtaatgacatcacatgacatcacaataccccataatgacatcacaataccccataatgacatagcgaaaaacaggtttttagaaatgattgcaaaacagaaataccttatttacataagtattcagaccctttactcagtactttgctgacgcacctttggcagtgattacagcaacCAGTCTtctttgggtatgacgctacaagcttggcacacctgtatttggggagtttctcccattcttctcttcagGAAGTTGCTGTCTTTTCTGTGGCTTAATCAACAAGGCTCgcaatttaaccattttatttggatttacagagggcatacacgtttgttattaaggcacatgaaagttcacatgttccagaagacaTCTGCCCCCCCccaatattaaaaaaaaatatatattaaaagaaaaaaaaaaaacgttaaaacgtctctcctgtgaagtcgtgacttgcgacatacgcctaagTCTCATGCAATGG
This genomic interval from Salmo salar unplaced genomic scaffold, Ssal_v3.1, whole genome shotgun sequence contains the following:
- the LOC106594107 gene encoding regulator of G-protein signaling 7; its protein translation is DHTLPVNTEDLFVCNKRLLLSSERLSRLGKEPGQQRVKRWGFGIKEVLKDPLSLSSKEPGQQRVKSKEPGQQRVKRWGFGINEVLKDPVGREQFLKFLESEFSSENLRFWLAVQEVKKRPIREVPTRVQEIWQEFLAPGAPSAINVDSKSYDKTTQNVKDPGRYAFEDAQEHIYKLMKSDSYSRFLRSNFYQELLQAKKKKSKNLF